Proteins from one Mycobacterium sp. SMC-2 genomic window:
- a CDS encoding aromatic ring-hydroxylating dioxygenase subunit alpha, producing the protein MEAPAGNATRIRSHVQEDAIGTPPDSPTLVPAQRYYSPAFAALEVERMWPKVWQLACMVDHVAEPGDYFEYRCGPYGVLIVRGDDGALRAFQNACRHRGNSVCVGSGSGLRELKCSYHGWTWDLAGTLKRVPNRKGFGSLKMSDFPLVPVRVDTWEGLVFVNLDLNAMPLLEYLEAVPDDIAWCRLSDFRCYATLTVEVDANWKTIADGYSETYHVQTLHPELLRCVDDIHAPQQIWGHTGKSDQPYGVQSPRFDGALSDQEVWDAYVYTQGALMGAAEGTPFPADERRPGQTVQDLIAEHTRAFAATRGVDLDWADTDRITRLHQYNVFPNMTLLANADHLTVMCSRPGRDPDHGELLMFLMTRMPPGAAHAKPTDVRVTAGEAEPGVVLTQDIQVLAGLQRGMHQPGFTHLVLSSEERRVINMHSNLERYLDLSQSERMTGDAARQSPPR; encoded by the coding sequence ATGGAGGCGCCCGCCGGCAACGCGACCCGCATCCGCTCGCACGTCCAGGAGGACGCGATCGGCACCCCGCCGGACAGCCCGACCCTGGTGCCGGCGCAGCGGTATTACTCGCCGGCGTTCGCCGCGCTCGAGGTCGAGCGGATGTGGCCGAAGGTCTGGCAGCTCGCGTGCATGGTCGACCACGTCGCCGAGCCCGGCGACTATTTCGAGTACCGGTGCGGACCGTACGGCGTGCTGATCGTCCGCGGTGACGACGGGGCGCTGCGCGCCTTCCAGAACGCCTGCCGCCACCGCGGCAACTCGGTGTGCGTGGGCTCGGGCTCGGGGCTGCGCGAGCTCAAGTGCAGCTATCACGGCTGGACCTGGGACCTGGCCGGCACGCTCAAGCGAGTGCCCAACCGCAAGGGCTTCGGGTCGCTCAAGATGTCCGACTTCCCGTTGGTGCCGGTCCGGGTCGACACGTGGGAGGGACTCGTCTTCGTCAACCTCGACCTCAACGCGATGCCGTTGCTCGAGTACCTGGAGGCGGTGCCCGACGACATCGCCTGGTGCCGGCTCAGTGACTTCCGCTGCTACGCCACGCTGACCGTCGAGGTCGACGCCAACTGGAAGACCATCGCCGACGGGTACAGCGAGACCTACCACGTTCAGACGCTGCACCCGGAACTGCTGCGCTGCGTCGACGACATCCATGCGCCACAACAGATCTGGGGCCACACCGGCAAGTCCGACCAACCCTACGGCGTGCAGAGCCCTCGCTTTGACGGCGCGCTGAGTGATCAAGAGGTTTGGGACGCTTACGTGTACACGCAGGGCGCGCTGATGGGCGCCGCGGAAGGCACCCCCTTTCCCGCCGACGAGCGCCGGCCCGGGCAGACGGTCCAGGATCTGATCGCCGAACACACCCGGGCGTTTGCCGCCACTCGCGGGGTGGACCTCGATTGGGCCGACACGGACCGGATCACCCGCCTGCACCAATACAACGTCTTCCCGAACATGACGCTGCTGGCCAACGCCGACCACCTCACCGTCATGTGCTCGCGGCCCGGCCGCGACCCCGATCACGGCGAGCTGCTCATGTTCTTGATGACGCGGATGCCGCCGGGCGCGGCGCACGCCAAGCCGACCGACGTCCGGGTGACCGCCGGTGAGGCCGAGCCCGGCGTGGTGCTCACCCAGGACATCCAGGTGCTCGCCGGCCTGCAGCGCGGCATGCATCAACCCGGTTTCACCCACTTGGTGCTGTCCAGCGAGGAACGGCGCGTGATCAACATGCACTCCAACTTGGAGCGTTATCTGGACCTATCCCAGTCTGAGCGGATGACCGGCGACGCGGCGCGTCAATCGCCGCCAAGATAA